Genomic DNA from Streptomyces sp. NBC_01571:
CCGGCTGCTGCCGCCGGACCGGGCCGCGGTCGCCGGCCGGCTCTACTCGGAGAGCGAGTTCGAACTCGGCCCGCTCGACGCGATCCGCCCCGGACTCGTCGAGGTCGGCCGCTCCTGCGTGCACCCCGACCACCGCGACGGCGCGGTCATCGGCCTCATCTGGGCCGGCATAGCCCGGTACATGGTCGACGGCGGGCACGAGTGGCTCGCGGGCTGCTGCTCGATCCCGCTCGCCGACGGCGGCGCGCTCGCGGCGGGCACCTGGGACCGGGTGCAGGCCAAGTACCTCGCGCCCGAGGAGTACCGGGTACGGCCCCGGCTGCCCTGGTCCGCCGAGGGCGTCGCCCGCCCGTCCCGCACCGAGCTGCCCCCGCTGCTGCGCGGCTACCTCCGGCTCGGCGCCTGGGTCTGCGCCGAACCCGCGCACGACCCGGACTTCGGCGTCGCCGACCTGTACGTGCTGCTGTCGATGCGGCGGGTCGACCCGCGCTATCTGCGGCACTTCCTCTCGCTCGTACCGGCCTGATGACGCTCACCGACGCCGGGGTACGGAGCGTCTGGCTGCCCAGCGCGCCCTGCACCCCGGGGGTCTGCGTGGAACGCACGGGATCCGTCGCGGCCGTACCGCGGGCCGTGCTGCGGCTCACCGCGGTCGTCGTCCTGCTCGTCGTCGGCGTCGTGCTCTGCCCGGTCGGCGGACGGATCCCGTCCCGGGTGGTGCGGACCTGGGCCCGCGGCGTCGCCCGGGCGGCGGGCGTCCAGGTCCGGATCGACGGCGCCGCCGCACCCAGCGGCGGTCTCCTGATGGTCGCCAACCACATCTCGTGGCTGGACATCCCGCTGCTCGCCGCCGTCCGGCCGGCCAGGATGCTCGCCAAGTCCGAGATCCGGCAGTGGCCGGTCGCGGGTCCACTGGCCGCGCGCGGCGGTGTCCTGTTCATCGAGCGTGACCGGCTGCGCGCCCTGCCGGGCACGGTCGCGCACATCGCCGGGCTGCTGCGTGACGGTGCCGCCGTCGTGGCCTTCCCCGAGGGCAGCACCTGGTGCGGC
This window encodes:
- a CDS encoding 1-acyl-sn-glycerol-3-phosphate acyltransferase, producing the protein MTLTDAGVRSVWLPSAPCTPGVCVERTGSVAAVPRAVLRLTAVVVLLVVGVVLCPVGGRIPSRVVRTWARGVARAAGVQVRIDGAAAPSGGLLMVANHISWLDIPLLAAVRPARMLAKSEIRQWPVAGPLAARGGVLFIERDRLRALPGTVAHIAGLLRDGAAVVAFPEGSTWCGRAQGHFRRAVFQAALDAGVPVQPVRLHYRLARGAASTTPAFVGDDSLLASLWRVVSARGLVAEVEVRPALMPGSHADRRDLARAAQGDPHPREALARTPLHL
- a CDS encoding GNAT family N-acetyltransferase; the protein is MTGVSTLDSPPQPLAPTRYTVSLARSEEDVRAAQRLRHDVFAGEMGALLTTPQPGLDIDSFDAYCDHLLVRDTQTDQVVGTYRLLPPDRAAVAGRLYSESEFELGPLDAIRPGLVEVGRSCVHPDHRDGAVIGLIWAGIARYMVDGGHEWLAGCCSIPLADGGALAAGTWDRVQAKYLAPEEYRVRPRLPWSAEGVARPSRTELPPLLRGYLRLGAWVCAEPAHDPDFGVADLYVLLSMRRVDPRYLRHFLSLVPA